A genomic window from Fimbriimonadaceae bacterium includes:
- the acs gene encoding acetate--CoA ligase has translation MSDTIESLLAEDRSFPPPPEFASQANVSDPGIYAEADKDFISFWEGWARQLRWMQPWHTALEWNAPYAKWFVGGRLNACDNCVDRHVDAGKGERTAILWEGEPGDVRAISYSELKDEVSRLANALKALGVQKGDRVCIYMPMVPELAFAMLACARIGAAHSVVFGGFSAESLFDRINDAQASVVITADGGWRRGSVVPLKRAIDDAIAMGCPTVRNVLVLDRAGEAGQVTAGATTPAYDRGQWVSGRDVWWHELVPHQSDECPCEPMDSEDLLYILYTSGSTGKPKGIIHTTGGYLTGTYASSKLVFDLKDDDVYWCTADCGWVTGHSYIVYGPLANAAQVVMYEGAPDAPDKDRFWRIVERHKVTILYTAPTAIRAFMKWGSEYPDRCDLSSLRLLGSVGEPINPEAWIWYHETIGKGRCPIVDTWWQTETGQILITPLPGITSTKPGSAARPFPGIEAGVFSEDGRDLTEAHMELVARGEAKHAVGGFLVLKRPWPAMTRGIWGDPQRFIDVYWSKFPGVYFAGDGAKIDTEGNYWLLGRVDDVMLIAGHNISTMEVESALVDHPAVAEAAVIGKKHELKGQAIAAFVIIRIGYTVTEGLIDELKTHVAKKIGPIARPDDIIITADVPKTRSGKIMRRLLRDVAEGRVLGDTTTLADAAVVASLKDKYEHGEG, from the coding sequence TGCGGTGGATGCAACCGTGGCATACCGCCTTGGAGTGGAACGCACCCTACGCGAAGTGGTTCGTCGGCGGGCGGCTGAACGCCTGCGACAATTGTGTGGACCGGCACGTGGATGCCGGCAAGGGCGAACGGACGGCCATCCTTTGGGAGGGAGAGCCGGGTGACGTGCGCGCGATCAGCTACTCGGAGCTGAAGGACGAGGTGAGCCGACTCGCCAACGCCCTCAAAGCCCTCGGCGTCCAGAAGGGAGACCGCGTGTGCATCTACATGCCGATGGTGCCGGAACTGGCCTTCGCGATGCTCGCGTGCGCGAGGATCGGAGCGGCCCACTCCGTCGTCTTCGGAGGGTTCAGCGCCGAGTCGTTGTTCGACCGCATCAACGATGCGCAGGCATCGGTGGTCATCACGGCGGACGGGGGTTGGCGGCGCGGCTCGGTCGTTCCGCTGAAGAGGGCGATCGACGACGCCATCGCAATGGGCTGCCCGACCGTGCGCAACGTCCTCGTTCTGGACCGGGCTGGGGAGGCGGGCCAAGTGACCGCGGGGGCGACGACCCCGGCGTACGATCGGGGTCAGTGGGTCTCCGGCAGAGATGTGTGGTGGCACGAACTGGTGCCGCACCAGTCCGATGAGTGCCCGTGCGAACCCATGGACTCCGAGGACCTGCTCTATATCCTCTATACGAGCGGGTCGACCGGAAAGCCCAAGGGGATCATCCACACGACCGGCGGCTACTTGACCGGCACCTACGCCTCGTCCAAACTCGTGTTCGACCTCAAGGACGACGACGTGTACTGGTGCACGGCGGACTGCGGCTGGGTGACCGGCCACAGCTACATCGTTTACGGTCCGCTCGCCAACGCCGCACAGGTCGTGATGTACGAGGGGGCGCCCGACGCACCCGACAAGGACCGGTTCTGGAGAATCGTCGAGCGCCACAAGGTGACGATCCTCTACACCGCGCCGACCGCCATCCGGGCGTTCATGAAGTGGGGCTCCGAGTACCCCGATCGGTGCGATCTCTCCTCGTTGCGCCTTCTCGGCAGCGTGGGCGAGCCGATCAACCCCGAGGCGTGGATCTGGTACCACGAGACCATCGGCAAGGGGCGCTGCCCGATCGTGGACACGTGGTGGCAAACGGAGACGGGCCAGATTCTCATCACTCCGCTGCCAGGCATCACGTCGACCAAGCCCGGCTCCGCCGCGCGCCCCTTCCCGGGCATCGAGGCGGGGGTTTTCAGCGAGGATGGACGCGATCTCACCGAGGCCCACATGGAATTGGTCGCCCGGGGAGAAGCCAAACACGCGGTCGGCGGGTTCCTGGTGTTGAAGCGGCCTTGGCCCGCCATGACTCGGGGCATCTGGGGGGACCCGCAGCGGTTCATCGACGTGTACTGGTCGAAGTTCCCGGGCGTGTACTTCGCCGGGGACGGCGCAAAGATCGATACCGAGGGCAACTACTGGCTGCTGGGGCGCGTCGACGACGTGATGTTGATCGCCGGCCACAACATCAGCACGATGGAAGTCGAGTCCGCGCTGGTCGACCATCCCGCGGTGGCCGAGGCGGCGGTCATCGGCAAGAAGCACGAACTCAAGGGTCAGGCCATCGCGGCGTTCGTGATCATCCGGATCGGGTACACGGTCACGGAAGGGCTGATCGACGAGCTGAAAACGCACGTGGCCAAGAAGATCGGCCCCATTGCGAGGCCCGACGACATCATCATCACCGCGGACGTGCCCAAGACGCGTTCGGGAAAGATCATGCGCCGGCTGCTGCGCGACGTGGCCGAGGGACGCGTTCTCGGCGATACGACGACTTTGGCGGATGCCGCCGTGGTGGCTTCGCTCAAGGACAAGTACGAGCACGGCGAAGGTTGA
- a CDS encoding PIG-L family deacetylase, with translation MSTPSTESDKAARKRRNRRRRLWVYGSLLGAFWAFWVWQPWEFDLFPRAAPSPNPAIDPDFAAMEAPEARVLIVTAHPDDEEFYLGGLLARLHDGGADIQLVAMTDGDKGYYWFQDASANRRIRRAEQTEASAQTSVHTPVFLGFQDGRLRAGDREVAALRAQIRAYRPRWVLAFDSLYPPRFSHRDHRRAGAIAEEAVKGTGTQWLMRFSTRAPNFVVDVTDQWEEHKRLVAIHKSQFYGERLERVTNLIESNLEDDGARIGTLLGVGFRCSKLDSQPHDQRQTTNDP, from the coding sequence TTGAGCACCCCCTCGACGGAGTCGGATAAGGCCGCGCGCAAGCGCCGAAACCGCCGCCGTCGTTTGTGGGTCTACGGATCGCTCCTTGGCGCGTTTTGGGCGTTCTGGGTGTGGCAGCCATGGGAGTTCGACCTCTTCCCACGCGCCGCCCCCTCGCCCAACCCTGCCATCGATCCCGATTTCGCCGCCATGGAGGCGCCCGAGGCGCGGGTGCTCATCGTCACCGCCCATCCCGACGACGAGGAGTTCTACTTGGGCGGACTGCTGGCGCGACTGCACGACGGCGGCGCGGACATCCAGCTCGTGGCGATGACGGATGGCGACAAGGGCTACTACTGGTTCCAAGACGCCTCGGCGAACCGGCGGATTCGCCGTGCCGAGCAGACCGAGGCTTCCGCGCAGACCAGCGTCCACACCCCCGTGTTCTTGGGCTTTCAGGATGGACGGCTGCGTGCCGGCGATCGGGAAGTGGCCGCCCTTCGGGCGCAAATCCGGGCGTATCGCCCTCGGTGGGTCCTCGCCTTCGACTCGCTGTACCCGCCGAGGTTCAGCCACCGCGACCACCGCAGGGCGGGTGCGATCGCAGAAGAGGCGGTTAAGGGGACCGGCACCCAGTGGCTGATGCGATTCTCTACCCGGGCACCCAACTTCGTGGTCGACGTCACCGATCAGTGGGAGGAGCACAAGAGACTGGTCGCGATCCACAAGAGCCAGTTCTATGGCGAGAGGTTGGAACGGGTGACGAACCTCATCGAATCGAACCTCGAAGACGACGGCGCCCGGATCGGAACGCTCCTGGGCGTGGGGTTCCGCTGCTCCAAGTTGGACTCACAGCCCCACGACCAACGACAAACGACAAACGACCCCTAA
- the lspA gene encoding signal peptidase II produces the protein MNQRFLYWGIVAGGFVADQLVKSWVRGALPQHGGFDGKPWPGVFEITHVVNEGIAFGLFQGYGVLLAPVAVGIVILTALYSARHPKESNWVHAAMALLATGALGNLFDRIFHGRVTDMFQIRAFNFPVFNVADVCITVAATILILKWGIDAVPHSHAPGPETQADQEIATPGVQELSPRVEPREAGRET, from the coding sequence ATGAACCAGCGGTTCCTCTACTGGGGGATCGTCGCCGGCGGGTTCGTGGCGGACCAGTTGGTGAAGTCCTGGGTGCGGGGCGCCTTGCCCCAGCATGGCGGGTTCGACGGCAAGCCGTGGCCCGGCGTGTTCGAGATCACCCATGTGGTGAACGAAGGCATCGCGTTCGGCCTGTTCCAGGGCTACGGCGTGCTTCTGGCACCGGTCGCCGTGGGCATCGTGATCCTCACAGCCCTCTACAGCGCCCGCCACCCCAAGGAGTCGAACTGGGTCCACGCGGCGATGGCCCTCCTCGCGACGGGCGCCCTCGGGAACCTGTTCGACCGGATCTTCCACGGTCGGGTGACGGACATGTTCCAGATCCGGGCGTTCAACTTCCCCGTCTTCAACGTCGCCGACGTGTGCATCACCGTCGCGGCCACGATCTTGATTCTCAAGTGGGGCATCGACGCCGTGCCGCACAGCCATGCGCCGGGACCTGAGACCCAGGCGGACCAAGAGATCGCAACCCCCGGCGTGCAGGAGCTGTCTCCTAGGGTAGAGCCTCGCGAAGCGGGGCGGGAGACGTGA
- the ileS gene encoding isoleucine--tRNA ligase, giving the protein MDLRATLNLPDADFTIPMKADLPKLEPAIQAEWEAASIYHRIQEARKDAPTFVLHDGPPYTNSPIHIGTALNKMLKDFVVKSKTMAGFRAPYVPGYDNHGLPIEQAVMRDLHERGVKADIVEIRRACRAHAAKYIDVQTDQFKRLGVFGLWERPYRTMDYAFEAEIIRIFLRLADRGFVYRGLRPTLWSPTSQTALADTEIVYGPHVSKAIYVRFPLRKDPNELFGSFPNLYTVIWTTTPWTIPANLGVAFHPELNYAVVKVGSDHYVLLDSLVEKVAEAVGWEAPERVAKFLGINFDHAVFGHPIFDRDSLALMADYVTTEDGTGVVHTAPGHGRDDFYTGQAYGLPVLCPVDERGVLTAEAGEFAGVSYKECDTVVVDRLRELGNLLAASDYEHSYPFSERDGKPVIFRATEQWFVEIDHEDLRSRMLEQTEQVAWYPAAGKTRIQTMIASRPDWCISRQRPWGVGIPIFYGKESRTPVLDPIAIGCVANLVEQEGSDAWFVREPSEILPEGYAHPETGETEFVKETDVLDVWFDSGCTSLVVLDSDVEPRWDNLWPADLYLEGSDQHRGWFNSSLVIATATKDTAPYRAVLTHGFVTDEKGLKMSKRLGNVVDPVQAADQYGADVLRYWVASVDTANDVPCSDALLRQMGEHYRSVRNTLRFLLSNLFDYDPSANQALLDLDRWVMERVDLLCADVADEYSRFEFGDALEAIHNFCVNELSRFYLDAIKDRMYCDGKDWESRRSGQAACHYVLVRLVKLVAPILVHTAEETYRRIPGIEHLDSVHMETFDLPSAERLAEIEGSAFETRFAVLRQVRNGVFAAFEQWKAESGVKDSQDVMVTVSESGETLERLRTFVGELANYFKMSAVTLQEGPSGATFESSPYLKCARSRIRRPDVELVDDVPLSARDRKVLNLA; this is encoded by the coding sequence ATGGACCTTCGCGCGACCTTGAACCTGCCGGATGCCGACTTCACCATCCCGATGAAGGCGGACTTGCCCAAACTCGAGCCGGCGATTCAGGCCGAGTGGGAAGCCGCTTCGATCTACCACCGGATCCAGGAGGCGCGGAAGGACGCGCCGACCTTCGTGTTGCACGACGGTCCGCCCTACACCAACAGCCCGATCCACATCGGCACGGCCCTTAACAAGATGCTCAAGGACTTCGTGGTGAAGTCGAAGACCATGGCCGGCTTCCGCGCGCCCTATGTTCCGGGCTACGACAACCACGGACTGCCCATCGAGCAGGCGGTCATGCGCGACCTGCACGAGCGCGGGGTGAAGGCGGACATCGTCGAAATCCGCCGAGCGTGCCGCGCGCACGCGGCCAAATACATCGACGTCCAGACCGACCAGTTCAAACGGTTGGGGGTGTTCGGGCTATGGGAAAGGCCTTACCGAACGATGGACTACGCGTTCGAGGCCGAGATCATCCGGATCTTCCTCCGGCTAGCCGATCGGGGATTCGTCTACCGCGGCCTGCGGCCCACCCTCTGGAGCCCCACCTCGCAGACCGCGCTGGCGGACACCGAAATCGTCTACGGCCCCCACGTCAGCAAGGCGATCTACGTGCGGTTCCCGCTGCGCAAAGACCCCAACGAGCTGTTCGGCAGCTTCCCCAACCTCTACACGGTGATCTGGACGACCACGCCGTGGACCATCCCGGCCAACCTCGGCGTCGCGTTCCACCCCGAGCTGAACTACGCGGTGGTGAAGGTGGGGAGCGACCACTACGTGCTGCTCGACAGCCTCGTCGAGAAGGTCGCCGAAGCCGTTGGATGGGAAGCCCCCGAGCGCGTCGCCAAGTTCCTGGGCATCAACTTCGACCACGCGGTGTTCGGGCACCCGATCTTCGACCGCGACTCCCTGGCTCTGATGGCGGACTACGTCACGACCGAGGACGGCACCGGCGTCGTCCACACGGCGCCCGGCCACGGGCGCGACGACTTCTACACGGGCCAGGCGTACGGCCTTCCCGTGCTGTGCCCCGTGGACGAGCGCGGGGTCCTGACCGCCGAAGCCGGCGAATTCGCCGGTGTGAGCTACAAGGAGTGCGACACGGTCGTCGTCGACCGGCTGCGCGAGCTGGGCAACCTCCTGGCCGCCTCCGACTACGAGCACTCGTACCCCTTCTCCGAGCGGGACGGGAAGCCGGTGATCTTCCGAGCGACCGAGCAGTGGTTCGTCGAGATCGATCACGAGGATCTGCGCTCGCGGATGCTCGAGCAGACCGAGCAGGTCGCCTGGTACCCGGCCGCGGGCAAGACGCGCATCCAAACGATGATCGCGTCCCGGCCCGACTGGTGCATCTCGCGCCAACGGCCTTGGGGCGTCGGCATCCCGATCTTCTACGGGAAGGAGAGCCGCACCCCGGTCCTCGACCCGATCGCCATCGGCTGCGTCGCGAACCTCGTGGAGCAGGAGGGATCCGACGCGTGGTTCGTCCGCGAACCCTCCGAGATCCTCCCCGAAGGCTACGCCCATCCCGAAACGGGCGAAACCGAGTTCGTGAAGGAGACCGACGTGCTGGACGTGTGGTTCGATTCAGGCTGTACGAGCCTGGTGGTGCTCGACAGCGACGTCGAACCCCGTTGGGACAACCTTTGGCCCGCCGACCTGTACCTCGAGGGAAGCGACCAGCATCGGGGCTGGTTCAACTCCTCCCTCGTCATCGCCACCGCCACGAAGGACACCGCTCCCTACCGAGCCGTTCTCACGCACGGTTTCGTCACGGACGAGAAGGGCCTTAAGATGTCCAAGCGCCTCGGCAACGTCGTGGACCCGGTCCAGGCGGCCGACCAGTACGGGGCAGACGTCCTGCGCTACTGGGTCGCCAGCGTGGACACCGCCAACGACGTGCCTTGTTCGGACGCCCTGCTCAGGCAGATGGGCGAGCACTACCGTTCGGTTCGGAACACGTTGCGGTTCCTGCTCTCGAACCTCTTCGACTACGACCCCTCGGCGAACCAGGCGTTGCTGGACCTCGACCGCTGGGTGATGGAACGCGTGGACCTTCTGTGCGCGGATGTGGCGGACGAGTACAGCCGGTTCGAGTTCGGCGACGCGCTCGAGGCCATCCACAACTTCTGCGTCAACGAGTTGTCGCGCTTCTATCTCGATGCGATCAAGGATCGGATGTACTGCGACGGCAAGGATTGGGAGTCCCGCCGATCCGGACAGGCGGCCTGCCACTACGTGCTGGTTCGTCTGGTCAAGCTGGTCGCGCCCATCCTCGTGCACACCGCCGAGGAGACGTACCGACGGATCCCTGGCATCGAACACCTCGATTCGGTCCACATGGAGACGTTCGACCTGCCGAGCGCCGAGCGGCTCGCCGAAATCGAGGGGAGCGCGTTCGAGACGCGGTTCGCGGTGCTCCGGCAAGTGCGGAACGGCGTGTTCGCGGCGTTCGAGCAGTGGAAAGCCGAGTCGGGCGTGAAGGACAGCCAGGACGTGATGGTCACCGTTTCGGAGAGCGGCGAAACTCTGGAGCGGTTGCGGACGTTTGTGGGAGAGTTGGCGAACTACTTCAAGATGAGCGCGGTGACCCTGCAAGAGGGGCCCTCGGGTGCCACGTTCGAATCCAGCCCCTACCTCAAATGCGCGCGCAGCCGGATCCGCCGGCCCGACGTCGAGCTGGTGGACGACGTGCCGTTGAGCGCGCGCGACCGCAAGGTGCTGAACCTCGCATGA
- a CDS encoding MarR family transcriptional regulator produces the protein MEFVEEMAALLPDAIALCRSAGLGASPRGIQVSAARRALLELLDPEQGASVGELARRAGVTAATMSTALNRLERDGCAVRERSQSDARVVEVRLTPEGEALRHATSPIDPQRLTALAEHLTYLEQREVLQGLRLLCQAAAKSTP, from the coding sequence ATGGAATTCGTCGAAGAGATGGCAGCGTTGCTCCCGGACGCGATCGCGCTGTGCCGATCGGCGGGACTGGGTGCCTCTCCGCGCGGGATCCAGGTCTCGGCCGCCCGGCGCGCGCTGCTGGAGCTGCTGGATCCCGAACAGGGCGCATCCGTCGGGGAGTTGGCGCGGCGGGCGGGCGTGACCGCGGCGACGATGTCCACCGCGCTCAACCGGTTGGAGCGGGACGGCTGCGCGGTGCGCGAACGATCGCAATCGGATGCCCGCGTGGTCGAGGTGCGTCTCACCCCCGAGGGAGAAGCCCTACGCCATGCAACCTCGCCGATCGATCCCCAGCGCCTGACCGCCCTCGCCGAGCACCTCACCTACCTCGAACAGCGCGAGGTCCTGCAGGGGCTGAGACTGCTCTGCCAAGCCGCCGCCAAAAGCACACCCTAA
- a CDS encoding caspase family protein — protein sequence MAPLLRCPIIGLLMLLATCAVARPGPEARLETFVPAKRWAVVVGANRYTEMGALRYAVNDAKAFGRTLEETFRFDASTIKYLLDEEGGTAPTAANVLGALDALVSDPRLDRGDLFVFYFAGHGVGTPEGDFLLPSDGTRANAATKGVSVKALIGRMVQAGLKNVLVIADACRNGDKNGFGRELAELGRRANIAVLLGTAPGGRSYEIPQFQHGVFTHFLLKRLTDPELRSKTTGALWSSAVAERTRDDVVAYTERDFGDDAQQPTVFAERTQDVLLGAFVDSSLPVAGLAKAFAAESKGLTKARMGASLTQMGTALLLARRFDLAIEMYVTADQLGEATPATLFHEGGAMLSASRWSEAERVFTRLREKDGTPYYAALATLASRDPKLAPQQRLDAASKAFHLDRSEEVALMAFAGLSSVAPVQRRAFVGELRKAFPPATRVGAFFAGVDALDAGKDSDAVVAFDRSLMAPGKQPSANQIRGMKLVAWLGTATETQIRLLIDDAIADGDDQAMWLLLRADRHQRAGEFEEAMADTREALANDPDPAQMLEAVRHTLADCGKLNDLLAPLAAAHPYAWEAQLAAGLSAWAASDWTDAGSYQETVEKYAPDLLTAKLEHYGLLDDIIRDRMKRKGLDEIIQFRLRTLFAIDLGKLASQFGKNEDAWFKFEMYSLDSNRVLPLAVTVYRLLVPLVHQGEANSGLRRVAMVAAMTGGDDEEVDRLWSPTAAQDGVEPDLGWYYATYLACRGRYAEADRIRADLPPPRPGTLAQTFESASLLIDAGLGKTGDVKKRVQVIGENIPSARQLQGMALLLAGDWEGAEQRLYLAAKEMGWSFRWVADTAILRLAAAYGKRGQVEDLKFLRAVATTRAETRFFERLAFAEPPELQAFVGTYEFEVSTVFDGEPIEKIEMTIAVEPDGRARLSRKGEGSAGWRVEGRVNAYGDLQGTFDDGKHKARFGMKLPPVAEYKTYPLLATTGIYLKMVDENGRYGFWIAKPRR from the coding sequence ATGGCGCCTCTCCTTCGTTGCCCGATCATCGGACTGCTGATGCTGCTTGCGACCTGCGCGGTTGCGCGACCCGGGCCGGAAGCCCGGCTCGAGACGTTCGTTCCGGCGAAGCGGTGGGCGGTGGTCGTGGGCGCGAACCGTTACACCGAGATGGGTGCCCTGCGCTACGCGGTAAACGATGCGAAGGCGTTCGGAAGGACCCTCGAGGAGACTTTTCGGTTCGACGCGTCCACGATCAAGTACCTCCTTGACGAGGAGGGGGGCACCGCACCGACGGCCGCGAACGTCCTGGGCGCCCTCGACGCCCTGGTATCGGATCCCAGGTTGGATCGTGGAGATCTGTTCGTCTTCTACTTCGCAGGCCACGGTGTCGGCACGCCCGAAGGCGACTTCCTTTTGCCCTCAGACGGCACGCGGGCCAACGCCGCGACAAAAGGCGTCTCCGTCAAGGCGTTGATTGGGCGCATGGTGCAGGCCGGCCTCAAGAACGTCCTGGTGATCGCCGATGCGTGCCGAAACGGGGATAAGAACGGCTTTGGCCGCGAGCTTGCCGAACTGGGGCGCAGGGCCAACATCGCCGTGTTGCTCGGAACGGCGCCTGGCGGGAGGTCCTACGAGATTCCCCAGTTCCAGCACGGAGTCTTCACCCACTTCCTTCTGAAGCGGCTGACCGATCCCGAACTGCGAAGCAAGACGACCGGTGCCCTGTGGAGCTCCGCCGTCGCCGAGCGCACGCGCGATGACGTCGTCGCCTACACCGAACGCGACTTCGGGGACGATGCCCAGCAGCCGACAGTCTTCGCCGAGAGAACGCAAGATGTCCTGCTCGGGGCCTTCGTTGATTCGAGTCTTCCGGTGGCCGGCTTGGCCAAGGCGTTTGCCGCGGAGTCGAAAGGGCTGACCAAAGCGCGGATGGGCGCGAGCCTCACCCAGATGGGGACGGCGCTGTTGCTCGCCCGTCGGTTCGACTTGGCCATCGAGATGTACGTCACCGCCGACCAGCTTGGAGAGGCCACGCCTGCCACCCTGTTCCACGAAGGGGGAGCGATGCTCTCGGCGTCCCGCTGGTCCGAGGCGGAGCGAGTCTTCACGAGACTGCGAGAAAAGGACGGCACCCCCTACTACGCGGCGCTTGCGACTCTGGCCAGTCGGGATCCCAAACTCGCTCCCCAGCAGCGGCTCGATGCAGCCTCCAAGGCCTTCCACTTGGATCGGTCCGAAGAGGTGGCGCTCATGGCCTTTGCGGGCTTGTCGAGTGTGGCGCCCGTACAGAGGCGCGCGTTTGTGGGCGAGTTGCGCAAGGCATTTCCTCCCGCCACGCGGGTAGGCGCGTTCTTTGCAGGCGTCGATGCGCTGGATGCTGGGAAAGACTCGGATGCGGTGGTTGCGTTCGATCGATCCTTGATGGCGCCCGGGAAGCAGCCTTCGGCCAATCAGATCCGGGGCATGAAGCTGGTGGCCTGGCTGGGGACGGCGACCGAAACGCAAATCCGCTTGCTGATCGACGACGCGATCGCCGACGGCGACGACCAGGCGATGTGGTTGCTTCTGCGCGCCGATCGCCATCAGCGTGCGGGCGAGTTTGAAGAGGCGATGGCCGATACCCGCGAGGCCCTGGCCAACGATCCCGATCCTGCGCAAATGCTCGAGGCGGTCCGCCACACCCTCGCCGACTGCGGAAAACTGAACGATCTCTTGGCTCCCTTGGCCGCCGCCCATCCGTATGCCTGGGAAGCTCAACTCGCGGCGGGGCTTAGCGCATGGGCGGCGAGCGATTGGACGGACGCCGGGTCCTACCAGGAGACCGTGGAGAAGTACGCCCCCGATCTTCTCACTGCGAAGCTGGAGCACTATGGCCTGCTCGACGACATCATCCGAGACCGGATGAAGCGCAAGGGGCTCGACGAGATCATCCAGTTTCGTTTGAGGACCCTCTTCGCCATCGACCTGGGCAAACTCGCCTCTCAGTTCGGAAAGAACGAAGACGCGTGGTTCAAGTTCGAGATGTACAGCCTCGACAGCAATCGTGTCCTGCCGCTGGCGGTGACCGTGTACCGCCTGCTCGTCCCCCTCGTTCACCAGGGCGAAGCAAACTCGGGGCTCCGTCGCGTCGCCATGGTCGCGGCGATGACCGGCGGCGACGACGAAGAGGTCGACCGTCTTTGGTCGCCAACGGCGGCCCAGGACGGTGTCGAGCCCGATCTTGGTTGGTACTACGCGACCTACCTCGCGTGCAGGGGGCGATATGCGGAGGCCGACCGGATTCGCGCGGACCTACCGCCACCCCGTCCTGGAACGCTGGCCCAAACGTTCGAATCGGCCTCCCTGCTGATCGACGCGGGACTTGGCAAGACCGGAGATGTGAAGAAGCGAGTTCAGGTCATTGGCGAGAACATTCCCAGTGCCCGCCAGTTGCAGGGAATGGCGTTGCTCCTGGCCGGGGATTGGGAAGGCGCCGAACAGCGGTTGTATCTGGCGGCCAAGGAGATGGGGTGGTCGTTTCGCTGGGTCGCAGACACCGCGATTCTCCGTTTGGCCGCGGCCTATGGGAAGCGCGGCCAAGTCGAGGACCTGAAGTTCTTGAGGGCCGTGGCCACCACCCGAGCCGAAACACGCTTCTTCGAACGCCTCGCGTTTGCGGAGCCTCCGGAGCTCCAAGCGTTCGTCGGCACCTACGAGTTCGAGGTGTCCACCGTCTTCGATGGAGAGCCCATCGAGAAGATCGAAATGACCATTGCGGTGGAGCCCGACGGTAGAGCGCGTCTCTCGCGCAAGGGGGAAGGCTCCGCCGGCTGGCGGGTCGAGGGCCGGGTCAATGCGTATGGCGACCTTCAGGGAACGTTCGACGACGGGAAGCACAAGGCGCGGTTTGGGATGAAGTTGCCTCCGGTCGCGGAGTACAAGACGTACCCGCTCCTTGCCACCACCGGCATCTACCTCAAGATGGTCGATGAGAACGGCCGCTACGGCTTTTGGATCGCCAAGCCGCGCCGGTGA